One stretch of Mycolicibacterium fallax DNA includes these proteins:
- a CDS encoding thioesterase II family protein, which yields MKPWVKQFPGTGAVVIFPHAGGAAAAYRPLAKALSDNGTGAFIVQYPQRAERLADPAPGSVEELAAQMYAAGDWSAVGPLRLFGHCMGAVVAFEFARLAERDGLDVRGLWASAGQAPATVPETLPLPSADAEVLADLADLGGTDPRLLADEDFAELLIAAVKADYRALAGYRPTPGARIGADIHAVGGTDDHRIRPHWLTGWAEHTTGAFTLSHLPGGHFYLNDHLGAVTRMVGADAR from the coding sequence ATGAAGCCCTGGGTCAAACAGTTCCCCGGCACCGGCGCCGTGGTGATCTTCCCGCACGCCGGCGGGGCCGCGGCGGCCTACCGGCCGCTGGCAAAAGCGTTGTCCGACAACGGCACCGGGGCATTCATCGTGCAGTACCCACAGCGCGCCGAGCGGCTCGCGGACCCGGCGCCCGGCAGCGTCGAGGAACTGGCCGCGCAGATGTATGCCGCCGGGGACTGGTCGGCGGTCGGGCCGCTGCGGCTGTTCGGGCACTGCATGGGCGCGGTGGTGGCCTTCGAGTTCGCCCGGCTGGCCGAGCGCGACGGCCTGGACGTGCGGGGCCTGTGGGCCTCGGCCGGCCAGGCGCCGGCCACCGTGCCCGAAACGCTGCCGCTGCCGAGCGCCGACGCCGAGGTGCTCGCCGACCTCGCCGACCTGGGCGGCACCGACCCCCGGCTGCTGGCCGACGAGGACTTCGCCGAACTGCTGATCGCGGCGGTCAAGGCCGACTACCGCGCACTGGCCGGCTACCGCCCGACCCCCGGCGCCCGGATCGGCGCCGACATCCACGCCGTCGGCGGCACCGACGACCACCGGATCCGGCCGCACTGGCTGACCGGCTGGGCCGAGCACACCACCGGGGCGTTCACCCTCTCGCACTTACCCGGCGGGCACTTCTACCTCAACGACCACCTCGGCGCGGTGACCCGAATGGTCGGCGCCGATGCCCGCTAG